A window of Bacteroidia bacterium genomic DNA:
TGAAACACACTCCACTTTACTTTGAAATGTTTCATTTAGGGTTTGCACCCCGGGCAACGATAGAGGCAAGTAGCCCACAGTACCACTACGGCTTTAGCCTAGGGGGACGAGGACTACAGCCGATAGCGTGACCCTTGAGCCATAGGTTGAAACTCCGGTTTTTACACTATTTTTATGGGCGAAAGGGGGCCCGCCTAATTAAACTAAAAAGCGGAATAAGCTATATTTTCTTGCGGCTAAAAGTGCGGAACATGCTTTTCCATTTCATTTCCAAAACCCCAAAAAAGGCTTCACGGAAAATACCGGTACTCATTTTGCTTTCTCCTGCCGTTCGATCAGTAAATATGATAGGTACTTCGCACAATTCGAAACCAAATTTCCAGGCAGTAAATTTCATTTCAATTTGAAAAGCGTATCCGAAAAATCTGATTTTGTCGAGTGGAATGGTTTCTAAAACTATGCGTCGGTAACATTTAAAACCGGCGGTTGTGTCCATGGTTTTCATTCCTAAAATGGCCCTTACGTAAACCGAGGCAAAATAACTCATGATGATACGACCCATGGGCCAATACACTACGCTAACACCTTTGATGTAACGGCTTCCAATGGATAAATCGGCACCACCGGTTTTGCAGGCATCGTATAATCTGGATA
This region includes:
- a CDS encoding polyprenol monophosphomannose synthase, producing MPEKLVIIPTYNEKENVESMIRKVMSLPGDFHLLIVEDNSPDGTAAIVKRLLPEFPDRLFIEERKGKLGLGTAYIHGFKWALAKNYEFIFEMDCDFSHNPDDLSRLYDACKTGGADLSIGSRYIKGVSVVYWPMGRIIMSYFASVYVRAILGMKTMDTTAGFKCYRRIVLETIPLDKIRFFGYAFQIEMKFTAWKFGFELCEVPIIFTDRTAGESKMSTGIFREAFFGVLEMKWKSMFRTFSRKKI